Part of the Thermotoga sp. genome is shown below.
AACACTTACTACACAACGGCTTTCCCTGTTGAAATCATGCTTGCTTCCACCTGGAACAGGGAACTCCTTGAGGAAGTGGGAAGAGCGATGGGCGAGGAAGTTAGAGAATACGGTGTGGACGTGCTTCTTGCACCCGCCATGAACATACACAGAAGTCCTCTCTGTGGAAGAAATTTTGAGTACTACTCCGAAGATCCTGTTCTTTCTGGGGAAATGGCTTCAGCCTTTGTGAAAGGTGTCCAGTCACAGGGGGTGGGTGCATGTATAAAGCACTTTGTGGCAAACAATCAGGAGACGAACAGAATGGTCGTGGACACAATCGTATCTGAACGTGCACTCAGAGAGATTTATCTCAGAGGATTTGAGATTGCTGTAAAAAAAGCGAAACCCTGGAGTGTAATGAGTGCTTACAACAAACTCAACGGAAAGTACTGCTCTCAAAATGAATGGCTTTTGAAAAAAGTGCTCAGAGAAGAATGGGGGTTCGAAGGCTTTGTGATGAGCGACTGGTACGCTGGAGACAACCCCGTGGAACAACTCAAAGCGGGAAACGATCTCATCATGCCCGGGAAGACTTACCAGGTGAACACAGAAAGAAGAGACGAAATAGAAGAGATCATGGAAGCTTTGAGAGAGGGGAAACTCAGCGAAGAAATTCTCAATGAGTGTGTAAGAAACATTCTGACAGTTCTTGTGAACGCTCCTTCTTTCAAGGGATACAAGTACTCCAACAAACCAGATCTTGAAGAACATGCAAAAATCGCTTACGAAGCAGGAGCTGAAGGTGTTGTCCTTTTGAAGAACAAAGGTGCTCTTCCGCTCTCTGAAGACTCGAAGATAGCCCTCTTCGGTACAGGCCAGATCGAGACGATAAAAGGTGGAACGGGAAGTGGAGACACCCATCCAAGGTACACGATTTCCATCCTTGAAGGGGTAAAAGAGAGAGGTTTAAAGTTCGACAAAGAACTTGCAAGTACCTATGAAGAGTACGTGAAAAAAATGCGTGAAACTGAAGAGTACAAACCAAAGACTGATTCTTGGGGAACAGTTATAAAGCCGAAGCTTCCAGAAAACTTCCTGTCCGAAAAGGAAATAAAGAAATTGGCGAAAAAGAACGACGTGGCGGTTGTTGTGATCAGCAGAATTTCCGGTGAGGGTTACGACAGGAAACCAGTGGAGGGTGACTTCTACCTCTCGGATGACGAAGTAGAGCTCATAAAAACTGTCTCCAAAGAGTTCCACGAACAAGGCAAAAAAGTGGTAGTGCTTCTCAACATTGGAAGTCCTATTGAAGTTGCAAGCTGGAGAGATCTGGTGGATGGAATTCTGCTTGTTTGGCAAGCAGGCCAAGAAATGGGAAGAATAGTGGCAGATGTTCTTGTTGGGAAGATCAATCCTTCTGGGAAACTTCCCACAACATTCCCGAAAGACTATGCCGATGTTTCATCCTGGACGTTCCCAGGGGAGCCTAAGGACAATCCACAAAGGGTGGTCTACGAAGAAGACATTTACGTAGGATACAGATACTACGATACTTTCGGTGTGGAACCTGCTTACGAATTTGGGTACGGTCTTTCTTATACAAAGTTCGATTACAGTGACTTGAAGGTCCAATTAGAAGGCAGCGTTCTGAAAGTTTCCTACAC
Proteins encoded:
- a CDS encoding glycoside hydrolase family 3 protein, which gives rise to MEKVNEILSQLTLEEKVKLVVGVGLPGLFGNPHSRVVGAAGETHPVPRLGIPTFVLADGPAGLRINPTRENDENTYYTTAFPVEIMLASTWNRELLEEVGRAMGEEVREYGVDVLLAPAMNIHRSPLCGRNFEYYSEDPVLSGEMASAFVKGVQSQGVGACIKHFVANNQETNRMVVDTIVSERALREIYLRGFEIAVKKAKPWSVMSAYNKLNGKYCSQNEWLLKKVLREEWGFEGFVMSDWYAGDNPVEQLKAGNDLIMPGKTYQVNTERRDEIEEIMEALREGKLSEEILNECVRNILTVLVNAPSFKGYKYSNKPDLEEHAKIAYEAGAEGVVLLKNKGALPLSEDSKIALFGTGQIETIKGGTGSGDTHPRYTISILEGVKERGLKFDKELASTYEEYVKKMRETEEYKPKTDSWGTVIKPKLPENFLSEKEIKKLAKKNDVAVVVISRISGEGYDRKPVEGDFYLSDDEVELIKTVSKEFHEQGKKVVVLLNIGSPIEVASWRDLVDGILLVWQAGQEMGRIVADVLVGKINPSGKLPTTFPKDYADVSSWTFPGEPKDNPQRVVYEEDIYVGYRYYDTFGVEPAYEFGYGLSYTKFDYSDLKVQLEGSVLKVSYTVTNAGDRAGKEVSQVYIKAPKGKIDKPFQELKAFHKTRLLNPGESEEIVLEIPVRDLASFDGKEWVVEAGEYEVRVGASSRNIRLKEKFTLDEERRFKL